In a genomic window of Microbispora sp. ZYX-F-249:
- the mshA gene encoding D-inositol-3-phosphate glycosyltransferase translates to MVITLSEVVRVSVLRRRVNRVATISVHTSPLDQPGTGDAGGMNVYILEVAKRLAALGIEVEIFTRRTARDLPPVAELSPGVLVRHVTAGPYEELDRADLPGQLCGFLSGVLRTEAMYDPGRYDVIHSHYWLSGQVGWLAKERWGVPLVHTMHTMAKVKNLLLAEGDKPEPAMRVLGEEQVVEVADRLVANTEAEAEELISLYGAPRERVAVVNPGVNLAVFQPASKGAARRRLGLPQDAHVLLFVGRIQPLKAPDVLLKAAARMLVENPSLRSRLVVACVGGPSGNGLARPSLLNDLAAELGIADVVRLAPPAPQRELADWYRAADVTVVPSYNESFGLVALESQACGTPVVAAAVGGLRTAVKDGVSGVLVEGHDPHDWARELALLAGRPERLAGLAAGAVGHATAFGWSATAARLAEVYAGAMAQLHQTPIAVNS, encoded by the coding sequence ATGGTTATAACCCTTTCGGAGGTGGTTCGGGTGTCGGTGTTACGGCGTCGGGTCAACCGCGTCGCGACCATCAGCGTGCACACGTCCCCGTTGGACCAGCCGGGTACCGGGGACGCGGGCGGCATGAACGTCTACATCCTCGAGGTCGCCAAACGTCTCGCGGCGCTGGGCATCGAGGTGGAGATCTTCACCCGGCGCACCGCCCGTGACCTGCCTCCGGTCGCCGAGCTGAGCCCGGGGGTGCTCGTGCGCCACGTCACGGCCGGGCCGTACGAGGAGCTCGACCGCGCCGACCTGCCGGGGCAGCTGTGCGGCTTCCTGTCCGGCGTGCTGCGCACCGAGGCGATGTACGACCCCGGCCGGTACGACGTGATCCACTCGCACTACTGGCTGTCGGGCCAGGTGGGCTGGCTGGCCAAGGAACGCTGGGGAGTGCCGCTCGTGCACACCATGCACACCATGGCCAAGGTGAAGAACCTCCTGCTCGCCGAGGGCGACAAGCCCGAGCCGGCGATGCGCGTGCTCGGCGAGGAGCAGGTCGTGGAGGTCGCCGACCGCCTCGTCGCCAACACCGAGGCCGAGGCCGAGGAGCTGATCAGCCTCTACGGGGCGCCGCGCGAACGGGTGGCGGTCGTCAACCCCGGTGTGAACCTCGCCGTCTTCCAGCCGGCGTCCAAGGGCGCCGCCCGCCGTCGCCTCGGACTGCCGCAGGACGCCCACGTGCTGCTGTTCGTCGGCCGCATCCAGCCGCTCAAGGCCCCCGACGTGCTGCTCAAGGCCGCCGCCCGGATGCTCGTGGAGAATCCCTCGCTGCGGTCGCGGCTCGTCGTGGCCTGCGTGGGCGGGCCCAGCGGCAACGGCCTCGCGCGTCCCTCCCTGCTCAACGACCTCGCCGCCGAGTTGGGCATCGCCGACGTCGTACGGCTCGCGCCGCCCGCGCCGCAGCGGGAGCTGGCCGACTGGTACCGGGCCGCCGACGTGACCGTGGTGCCGTCGTACAACGAGTCGTTCGGCCTGGTCGCGCTGGAGTCGCAGGCGTGCGGCACGCCGGTCGTCGCGGCCGCGGTCGGCGGCCTGCGCACGGCCGTCAAGGACGGCGTGTCCGGCGTGCTGGTGGAGGGGCACGACCCGCACGACTGGGCCCGCGAGCTCGCCCTGCTCGCCGGGCGGCCCGAGCGGCTCGCCGGGCTCGCCGCGGGCGCCGTGGGGCACGCGACGGCCTTCGGCTGGTCGGCGACCGCCGCCCGGCTGGCCGAGGTGTACGCGGGCGCCATGGCCCAGCTCCACCAGACCCCCATCGCGGTCAACTCGTAG
- a CDS encoding YbjN domain-containing protein, translating into MRPDLEAVIASALESAELSYERPKPGAFLVKLPGQHKLATLTWLVVGDQALNIEAFFCRQPDENHAEFYRWLLHKNGSMYGVHFAVDATGDVHLVGRLPLDAVTEEEIDRVLGCVLTYSDESFDRALELGFATSIRREWKWRVKRGESLANLRAFARVVES; encoded by the coding sequence ATGAGACCGGATCTGGAAGCCGTCATCGCGTCGGCGCTGGAGTCCGCGGAGCTGTCCTACGAGCGGCCGAAGCCGGGCGCGTTCCTGGTCAAGCTGCCGGGCCAGCACAAGCTCGCCACCCTGACCTGGCTCGTCGTCGGCGACCAGGCGCTCAACATCGAGGCGTTCTTCTGCCGGCAGCCCGACGAGAACCACGCCGAGTTCTACCGCTGGCTGCTGCACAAGAACGGCTCGATGTACGGCGTCCACTTCGCCGTCGACGCGACGGGCGACGTGCACCTGGTGGGCCGGCTGCCGCTGGACGCCGTCACCGAGGAGGAGATCGACCGGGTCCTCGGCTGCGTGCTCACCTACTCGGACGAGTCGTTCGACCGCGCACTCGAACTGGGCTTCGCGACGTCCATCAGGCGCGAGTGGAAGTGGCGGGTCAAGCGCGGCGAGTCGCTGGCCAACCTCCGGGCGTTCGCACGGGTGGTCGAGTCCTGA
- a CDS encoding phosphoglyceromutase, whose amino-acid sequence MATLVLLRHGESEWNVKGLFTGWVDVTLSPTGEEEARRGGELLLEAGIRPDVVHTSVLTRAIRTANIALEAADLLWLPVKRSWRLNERHYGALQGKDKAQTRAEFGDEQFMLWRRSYDVPPPPIADDDEYSQVGDGRYSLLPSELVPRTECLKDVVGRMLPYWYDEIVPDLAAGRTVLVVAHGNSLRALVKHLEGISDEDIAGLNIPTGIPLRYELDADFRPVGKGEYLDPEAAKAAIEAVANQGKK is encoded by the coding sequence ATGGCGACTTTGGTGCTGCTGCGGCACGGCGAGAGCGAATGGAATGTCAAAGGCCTGTTCACCGGCTGGGTGGACGTCACCCTCTCGCCGACCGGCGAGGAGGAGGCGCGGCGCGGCGGGGAGCTGCTCCTGGAGGCCGGGATCCGGCCCGACGTGGTGCACACCTCGGTGCTCACCCGGGCCATCAGGACCGCGAACATCGCGCTTGAGGCGGCCGACCTGCTGTGGCTCCCGGTCAAGCGCTCCTGGCGGCTGAACGAGCGCCACTACGGCGCGCTCCAGGGCAAGGACAAGGCGCAGACCCGCGCCGAGTTCGGCGACGAGCAGTTCATGCTGTGGCGCCGGTCGTACGACGTGCCGCCGCCGCCGATCGCCGACGACGACGAGTACTCCCAGGTCGGCGACGGCCGCTACTCCCTGCTGCCCTCCGAGCTGGTGCCGCGCACCGAGTGCCTCAAGGACGTCGTCGGGCGCATGCTGCCGTACTGGTACGACGAGATCGTCCCGGACCTGGCCGCGGGCCGCACGGTGCTGGTGGTGGCGCACGGCAACTCGCTGCGCGCGCTGGTCAAGCACCTGGAGGGCATCAGCGACGAGGACATCGCGGGCCTGAACATCCCCACCGGCATCCCGCTGCGCTACGAGCTGGACGCCGACTTCCGCCCGGTCGGCAAGGGCGAGTACCTCGACCCGGAGGCCGCCAAGGCCGCCATCGAGGCCGTCGCCAACCAGGGCAAGAAGTAA